A region of Streptomyces deccanensis DNA encodes the following proteins:
- a CDS encoding class F sortase encodes MATALVVGGVHLAENRDRTGAAEAGAAWADSRARGAGAPHAQASLYFTPPPPDEPASPPPPTATGAQGTERTEPETPTEPGTEAGAAAGTVAGAGAGSVAGDAAGTQPPTGWETRPPTGWASQTPARPTVPTSTAAPTGQAPAQPTGADPTGPAPVVPTTATPVRPAPTRPVRPAPPTPRPAEPRKPARPRTLPPSPARTVTIPYLGIEAPVTDLRLDARRRLPAPPDDKPKLVGWYADGPAPGGPGTAVVVGHRDTRTGPAVFAALDVIKAGRLVEVLRADGRTAVYTVDAVRSYEKDRFPSKKVYGHRGRPELRLITCGGTYDRRKGYASNVVVFAHLTATKEPARKP; translated from the coding sequence ATGGCCACCGCGCTGGTGGTGGGCGGCGTCCACCTGGCGGAGAACAGGGACCGGACCGGGGCCGCCGAGGCCGGTGCCGCCTGGGCCGACTCCAGGGCGCGCGGTGCGGGGGCACCACACGCCCAAGCGTCCCTGTACTTCACGCCTCCCCCACCCGACGAGCCCGCATCCCCGCCGCCGCCGACGGCGACCGGTGCGCAAGGGACCGAGCGCACGGAACCGGAGACACCGACCGAGCCGGGGACCGAGGCGGGGGCCGCTGCGGGGACGGTGGCGGGGGCCGGCGCCGGGTCGGTGGCGGGGGATGCGGCGGGGACCCAGCCCCCGACCGGGTGGGAGACCCGCCCCCCGACCGGGTGGGCGAGCCAGACGCCCGCCCGGCCGACGGTGCCCACCTCCACGGCCGCACCGACGGGCCAGGCCCCCGCCCAACCCACGGGTGCCGACCCCACGGGCCCGGCACCCGTCGTGCCCACCACAGCGACGCCCGTACGGCCCGCCCCCACCCGGCCCGTGCGACCCGCGCCGCCCACCCCCAGGCCCGCCGAGCCACGCAAGCCCGCCCGCCCGCGTACGCTGCCGCCCTCCCCGGCGAGGACCGTCACCATCCCCTACCTTGGCATCGAGGCGCCGGTGACCGATCTCCGCCTCGACGCCCGACGGCGACTCCCCGCGCCGCCGGACGACAAGCCGAAGCTGGTCGGCTGGTACGCGGACGGGCCCGCGCCCGGCGGACCCGGCACGGCGGTCGTCGTCGGGCACCGGGACACCCGGACGGGCCCCGCCGTCTTCGCCGCGCTCGACGTGATCAAGGCCGGCCGCCTGGTGGAGGTCCTGCGGGCGGACGGCCGCACCGCCGTCTACACCGTGGACGCCGTGAGGTCGTACGAGAAGGACCGCTTCCCCAGCAAGAAGGTGTACGGCCACCGGGGGCGCCCCGAGCTGCGCCTGATCACCTGCGGTGGGACGTACGACCGCCGGAAGGGCTACGCGAGCAACGTCGTCGTGTTCGCCCACCTCACCGCGACCAAGGAACCGGCGCGCAAGCCGTGA
- a CDS encoding MFS transporter, producing the protein MRPGRNRGWLLRLVIAFSFAQGAVSMARPAVSYRALALGADERAVGVIAGVYALLPLFAAVPLGRRTDRGRCAPLLPIGVVLISGGCALSGLADSLVAMAVWSGVMGLGHLSFVIGAQSLVARQSAPHEHDRNFGHFTIGASLGQLVGPIAAGALIGGPDMARTSALALVVAGAGAAVAFTSLWRIERPAEPKSRTAKGERVPVHRILRTRGVPGGIFISLAVLSATDILTAYLPVVGEDRGIAPSVIGVLLSLRAAATIACRLVMTPMLRLLGRTALLTVTCVLGAVLCAGIALPVPVWALALILAALGFCLGVGQPLSMTTVVQAAPDDARSTALALRLTGNRLGQAGAPAAAGLIAGVAGVAAPFVMLGALLLVSSVIALRSPAEPGRGEPGRAGPGRGSGTSTRRRARGSRSDAAGESLSRKGDI; encoded by the coding sequence GTGAGGCCCGGTAGGAACCGCGGCTGGCTGCTCCGCCTCGTCATCGCCTTCAGCTTCGCGCAGGGGGCGGTGTCGATGGCACGGCCCGCCGTGTCCTACCGGGCCCTCGCGTTGGGCGCCGACGAACGGGCGGTCGGTGTGATCGCGGGGGTCTACGCCCTGCTCCCGCTGTTCGCCGCCGTCCCGCTCGGCCGCAGGACCGACCGGGGCCGGTGCGCGCCCCTGCTGCCGATCGGTGTCGTCCTCATCTCCGGCGGCTGCGCCCTGAGCGGTCTGGCCGACTCCCTGGTGGCGATGGCCGTCTGGAGCGGTGTGATGGGCCTCGGTCATCTCTCCTTCGTGATCGGCGCCCAGTCCCTGGTGGCCCGCCAGTCCGCGCCGCACGAACACGACCGCAACTTCGGCCACTTCACCATCGGCGCCTCCCTCGGCCAGCTGGTCGGCCCCATCGCCGCGGGCGCCCTGATCGGCGGCCCGGACATGGCCCGGACCAGCGCCCTGGCGCTGGTGGTCGCCGGTGCCGGGGCGGCCGTCGCTTTCACGTCGCTGTGGCGCATAGAGCGTCCCGCCGAGCCCAAGTCCCGTACGGCGAAGGGCGAGCGCGTGCCCGTGCACCGTATCCTGCGCACCCGGGGCGTGCCGGGCGGCATCTTCATCAGCCTGGCCGTGCTGTCGGCGACGGACATCCTGACCGCGTATCTGCCGGTGGTCGGTGAGGACCGGGGCATCGCGCCCTCGGTGATCGGCGTCCTGCTGAGCCTGCGGGCGGCGGCGACCATCGCGTGCCGTTTGGTGATGACCCCCATGCTGCGGCTGCTCGGCCGGACCGCGCTGCTCACGGTCACCTGTGTGCTGGGGGCCGTGCTCTGCGCCGGGATCGCGCTGCCGGTGCCGGTGTGGGCGCTCGCCCTGATCCTCGCCGCCCTCGGGTTCTGCCTCGGAGTCGGACAGCCGCTGTCCATGACGACGGTGGTGCAGGCCGCGCCGGACGACGCCCGCTCCACAGCGCTCGCCCTGCGGCTGACGGGAAACCGGCTGGGGCAGGCCGGGGCACCGGCCGCCGCGGGCCTGATCGCCGGGGTCGCGGGCGTGGCCGCGCCGTTCGTGATGCTGGGCGCGCTGCTGCTGGTGTCGTCGGTCATCGCTCTGCGCTCACCGGCGGAGCCGGGGCGCGGGGAGCCGGGACGGGCGGGGCCGGGGCGGGGGAGCGGCACCTCGACGAGGCGGAGGGCGAGGGGCTCGCGGTCGGATGCGGCGGGTGAGTCCCTGAGCCGTAAGGGGGATATCTGA
- a CDS encoding CitMHS family transporter, which yields MLTILGFAMIATFLVLIMMKKMSPIAALVLIPALFCVFVGKGAQLGDYVIEGVGNLAPTAAMLMFAIVYFGLMIDVGLFDPIVRGILKFCKADPLRIVVGTALLAAIVSLDGDGSTTFMITVSAMYPLYKRLKMSLVVMTGVAATANGVMNTLPWGGPTARAATALKLDAGDIFVPMIPALLVGLLFVFVLAYFLGLRERKRLGVLSLDEVLEQEKIVKDEEKSGSEETVLVGAGASSAAGSGSGDDKVRTTKTTGGAGSGTDADAEDDDADDVRLQGLDPNRPTLRPKLYWFNALLTVTLLTAMIMEWLPIPVLFILGAALALTVNFPHIPDQKDRLAAHADNVLNVSGMVFAAAVFTGVLQGTGMVDSMAKWIVDGIPAGMGPHMALVTGFLSLPLTYFMSNDGFYFGVLPVLAEAGAAHGVSPLEIARASLVGQPLHMSSPLVPAVYVLVGMAKVEFGDHTRFVVKWAAATSLIILGAGVLFGII from the coding sequence ATGTTGACCATCCTCGGCTTCGCCATGATCGCGACCTTCCTGGTCCTGATCATGATGAAGAAGATGTCGCCGATCGCGGCACTCGTACTGATCCCCGCGCTCTTCTGCGTGTTCGTCGGAAAGGGAGCCCAACTCGGCGACTACGTCATCGAGGGGGTGGGCAATCTCGCGCCCACCGCCGCGATGCTGATGTTCGCCATCGTCTACTTCGGCCTCATGATCGACGTCGGACTCTTCGACCCGATCGTCCGGGGCATCCTGAAGTTCTGCAAGGCCGACCCGCTGCGCATCGTCGTCGGCACGGCCCTGCTCGCCGCGATCGTCTCGCTGGACGGCGACGGCTCGACCACCTTCATGATCACCGTCTCGGCGATGTACCCGCTGTACAAGCGCCTGAAGATGAGCCTGGTCGTGATGACCGGTGTCGCCGCCACCGCCAACGGCGTGATGAACACGCTGCCCTGGGGCGGCCCGACCGCCCGCGCCGCCACCGCGCTCAAGCTCGACGCCGGCGACATCTTCGTCCCGATGATCCCGGCGCTCCTCGTCGGTCTGCTCTTCGTCTTCGTCCTCGCCTACTTCCTCGGTCTGCGCGAGCGCAAGCGCCTCGGTGTGCTGAGCCTCGACGAGGTCCTGGAGCAGGAGAAGATCGTCAAGGACGAGGAGAAGTCCGGCTCCGAGGAGACCGTGCTCGTCGGCGCGGGCGCCTCGTCGGCCGCCGGTTCCGGTTCCGGTGACGACAAGGTCCGTACGACGAAGACCACCGGCGGAGCGGGCTCCGGCACCGACGCGGACGCCGAGGACGACGACGCGGACGACGTCCGCCTCCAGGGTCTCGACCCCAATCGCCCGACGCTGCGCCCCAAGCTGTACTGGTTCAACGCGCTGCTCACGGTCACGCTGCTGACCGCCATGATCATGGAGTGGCTGCCGATCCCGGTGCTGTTCATCCTCGGCGCCGCGCTCGCGCTGACGGTCAACTTCCCCCACATCCCCGACCAGAAGGACCGGCTCGCCGCCCACGCGGACAACGTCCTCAACGTCTCCGGCATGGTCTTCGCCGCCGCCGTCTTCACCGGCGTCCTCCAGGGCACCGGCATGGTCGACTCGATGGCCAAGTGGATCGTCGACGGCATCCCGGCCGGCATGGGCCCGCACATGGCCCTCGTCACCGGCTTCCTGAGCCTGCCGCTCACCTACTTCATGTCCAACGACGGCTTCTACTTCGGTGTCCTCCCCGTCCTCGCCGAGGCCGGTGCCGCCCACGGGGTCTCGCCGCTGGAGATCGCCCGCGCCTCCCTCGTCGGCCAGCCGCTGCACATGTCCAGCCCGCTGGTCCCCGCCGTGTACGTGCTCGTGGGCATGGCCAAGGTCGAGTTCGGCGACCACACCAGGTTCGTGGTCAAGTGGGCGGCGGCGACCTCGCTGATCATTCTCGGCGCGGGTGTGCTGTTCGGCATCATCTGA
- a CDS encoding molybdopterin oxidoreductase family protein — protein sequence MSTTTDARTALRVCPLCEATCGLTLTIEGTRVTGARGDRDDVFSKGFICPKGASFGAADGDPDRLRTPLVRKDGELREATWAEAFDAVAAGLRPVVEAHGPNAVGVVLGNPNVHTMAGALYPPVLLAGLGTRSLFTASTVDQMPKHVSSGLLYGDAHAIPVPDLDRTDHLLLLGANPLESNGSLCTAPDFPGKLKALKARGGTLTVVDPRLTRTAKLADRHVAIRPGTDALLLAAMAQVLFEEELTDLRDLAPHVQGVDELAAAMREFTPEAVAEACDVDAGTIRALARELAAAPTAAVYGRIGSCTVPHGTLASWLVDVLNILTGNLDRPGGALFPHSATDKTPRPAGPGRGFALGRWRSRVGGHPEAKGELPLSALAEEIDTATPEGSPVRALITIAANPVLSAPDGDRLDKALDSLDFMVSVDPYLGETARHADVVLPPPPPSQAPHFDFAFNAFAVRNQVRYNRAAVPLEDGRMAETEILARLTLAATGMHGADPSAVDDLVIGQTLGKAVKDAHSPVHGRDPKELAGLLTGDTGPERRLDMMLRLGPYGEGFGADPDGLTLEKLLAHPHGIDLGPLRPRLPQPLKTVSGRIELLPEPIVGDLPRLRTALRERPDGLVLIGRRHLRSNNSWLHNIPALTGGTNRCTLHIHPDDADRLGLADGDAVRIKGAGGEVTAPAEVTDVVRQGVVSLPHGWGHDRPGTRMSHAAIDPGVNVNQLLDGSLLDPLSGNAVLNGIPVELSRAGATL from the coding sequence GTGTCCACCACCACCGACGCCCGCACCGCCCTGCGGGTCTGCCCGCTCTGCGAGGCGACCTGCGGACTCACCCTCACCATCGAGGGCACCCGGGTGACCGGGGCCCGCGGCGACCGGGACGACGTGTTCAGCAAGGGGTTCATCTGCCCCAAGGGCGCCTCGTTCGGAGCGGCCGACGGCGACCCCGACCGGCTGCGCACCCCGCTGGTCCGCAAGGACGGGGAGCTGCGGGAAGCCACCTGGGCGGAGGCCTTCGACGCCGTCGCCGCCGGACTGCGCCCGGTCGTCGAGGCGCACGGCCCGAACGCCGTCGGCGTCGTCCTCGGCAACCCCAACGTCCACACCATGGCCGGCGCCCTCTACCCGCCCGTCCTGCTCGCCGGCCTCGGCACCCGCAGCCTGTTCACCGCCTCCACCGTCGACCAGATGCCCAAGCACGTCTCCAGCGGACTGCTCTACGGCGACGCCCACGCCATCCCCGTCCCCGACCTGGACCGCACCGACCACCTGCTGCTCCTCGGCGCCAACCCGCTGGAGTCCAACGGCAGTCTGTGCACCGCCCCCGACTTCCCCGGCAAGCTCAAGGCCCTCAAGGCGCGCGGCGGCACCCTCACCGTCGTCGACCCCCGGCTGACCCGCACGGCCAAGCTCGCCGACCGGCACGTCGCCATCCGGCCGGGCACGGACGCCCTGCTGCTGGCGGCGATGGCGCAGGTGCTGTTCGAGGAGGAGCTCACCGACCTCCGCGACCTCGCCCCGCATGTGCAGGGGGTCGACGAACTCGCCGCCGCCATGCGGGAGTTCACCCCCGAGGCCGTCGCCGAGGCCTGTGACGTCGACGCCGGCACCATCCGCGCGCTCGCCCGCGAACTGGCCGCCGCGCCCACCGCCGCCGTATACGGCCGCATCGGCAGCTGCACCGTCCCGCACGGCACCCTCGCCAGCTGGCTGGTCGACGTCCTCAACATCCTCACCGGCAACCTCGACCGGCCCGGCGGCGCCCTGTTCCCGCACTCCGCGACGGACAAGACCCCCCGGCCCGCAGGACCCGGCCGGGGCTTCGCCCTCGGACGCTGGCGCAGCCGGGTCGGCGGCCACCCCGAGGCCAAGGGCGAACTGCCGCTGTCCGCGCTCGCCGAGGAGATCGACACCGCCACCCCCGAGGGCAGCCCGGTCCGCGCCCTCATCACGATCGCCGCCAACCCCGTGCTCTCCGCACCCGACGGCGACCGCCTCGACAAGGCGCTCGACTCGCTGGACTTCATGGTCAGCGTCGACCCCTACCTCGGCGAGACCGCCCGCCACGCCGACGTGGTCCTGCCGCCACCCCCGCCCTCGCAGGCCCCGCACTTCGACTTCGCGTTCAACGCCTTCGCCGTGCGCAACCAGGTCCGCTACAACCGCGCCGCCGTCCCCCTGGAGGACGGCCGCATGGCCGAGACCGAGATCCTCGCCCGCCTCACCCTCGCCGCCACCGGGATGCACGGCGCCGACCCCTCCGCCGTCGACGACCTGGTCATCGGCCAGACCCTGGGCAAGGCCGTCAAGGACGCCCACTCACCCGTCCACGGCCGCGACCCGAAGGAACTCGCCGGCCTTCTCACCGGCGACACCGGCCCCGAGCGCCGGCTCGACATGATGCTGCGCCTCGGCCCGTACGGCGAGGGCTTCGGCGCGGACCCGGACGGACTGACGCTGGAGAAGCTGCTCGCCCACCCGCACGGCATCGACCTCGGACCGCTGCGGCCCCGGCTGCCGCAGCCGCTGAAGACGGTCAGCGGCCGCATCGAACTGCTGCCCGAGCCGATCGTCGGCGATCTGCCGAGGCTCCGCACCGCCCTGCGCGAGCGCCCCGACGGCCTGGTCCTCATCGGCCGCCGACACCTGCGCTCCAACAACAGCTGGCTGCACAACATCCCCGCCCTCACCGGCGGCACCAACCGCTGCACCCTCCACATCCACCCCGACGACGCCGACCGCCTCGGCCTCGCCGACGGCGACGCCGTAAGGATCAAGGGCGCCGGGGGAGAGGTCACCGCTCCCGCCGAGGTCACCGACGTCGTACGCCAGGGTGTCGTGAGCCTTCCGCACGGCTGGGGACACGACCGTCCGGGCACCCGTATGAGCCACGCGGCGATCGATCCCGGGGTCAACGTCAACCAGCTCCTCGACGGCTCCCTGCTCGACCCGCTGTCGGGCAACGCGGTCCTCAACGGCATCCCCGTGGAGCTGTCCCGAGCAGGCGCAACGCTGTGA
- a CDS encoding TetR/AcrR family transcriptional regulator, with amino-acid sequence MKPVSQATSLRRAPVQRRSAERLTRILDACADLLDEVGYDALSTRAVALRAGVPIGSVYRFFGNKRAMADALAERNLDRFTDRVTRRLQATGRRDWRTAMDAVLDEYLDMKRNTPGFALIDFGNQIPVGGSRQEPNHRVADRLSDLLSAFIDRTPDEDLRRTFLIAVETADTLVHLAFRVSPEGDERIILEMRELLRAYLARVLD; translated from the coding sequence ATGAAGCCCGTGTCCCAGGCGACCTCCCTGCGCCGCGCCCCCGTGCAGCGGCGCAGTGCCGAACGACTGACCAGGATCCTCGACGCCTGCGCCGACCTCCTCGACGAGGTCGGCTACGACGCGCTGAGCACCCGTGCCGTGGCGCTCCGCGCGGGTGTGCCCATCGGCTCCGTCTACCGCTTCTTCGGCAACAAGCGCGCGATGGCCGACGCGCTGGCCGAACGCAACCTGGACCGTTTCACCGACCGGGTCACCCGCCGCCTCCAGGCGACGGGCCGCCGGGACTGGCGCACCGCGATGGACGCCGTCCTCGACGAGTACCTCGACATGAAGCGCAACACCCCGGGCTTCGCCCTCATCGACTTCGGCAACCAGATCCCGGTCGGCGGCAGCCGCCAGGAACCCAATCACCGCGTCGCCGACCGCCTCTCCGACCTGCTCTCCGCGTTCATCGACCGCACCCCCGACGAGGATCTGCGCCGCACCTTCCTGATCGCCGTCGAGACCGCCGACACCCTGGTCCACCTGGCCTTCCGGGTCTCCCCGGAGGGCGACGAACGGATCATCCTGGAGATGCGGGAGCTGCTACGGGCCTATCTCGCACGCGTACTGGACTGA
- the hmgA gene encoding homogentisate 1,2-dioxygenase: MSGDARKTAEELEYLTGFGNEHASEAVPGALPLGRNSPQRAPLGLYAEQLSGTAFTEPRAHNRRSWLYRIRPSAAHPAFTRAGNGALRTAPFTETVPDPNRLRWNPLPEPPAGTDFLGGLWTLGGNGDATLRTGMAVHLYHANSAMERVFGDADGELLIVPERGGLLLRTEFGLLRAEPGEVALIPRGVRFRVDLLDATARGYVCENYGAPFRLPDLGPIGANGLANARDFRAPTAAYEDVEGPVEVVNKYCGNLWTATYDHSPLDVVAWHGNHTPYVYDLRRFNVIGTISYDHPDPSIFTVLTSPSDTPGLAAVDFVVFAPRWLVGEDTFRPPYFHRNVMSEYMGLIEGAYDAKAEGFVPGGGSLHNMMSAHGPDRETFDRASAAELAPQRVDDGLAFMFETRWPVLTTEQAARSEQRQQAYDDVWSGLRRHFGPLR, encoded by the coding sequence ATGAGCGGGGACGCGAGGAAGACGGCCGAGGAGCTGGAGTACCTCACCGGTTTCGGCAACGAGCACGCCTCGGAGGCGGTCCCGGGCGCGCTGCCGCTCGGCCGCAACTCCCCGCAGCGCGCCCCGCTCGGCCTGTACGCGGAGCAGCTCAGCGGCACCGCCTTCACCGAACCGAGGGCGCACAACCGCCGCTCCTGGCTCTACCGGATCCGCCCGTCGGCCGCGCACCCCGCGTTCACGCGCGCGGGCAACGGCGCGCTGCGCACGGCGCCCTTCACCGAGACCGTCCCCGACCCCAACCGGCTGCGCTGGAACCCGCTGCCGGAGCCCCCGGCGGGCACCGACTTCCTCGGCGGCCTGTGGACGCTCGGCGGCAACGGCGACGCGACGCTGCGCACGGGCATGGCCGTGCACCTGTATCACGCCAATTCCGCCATGGAGCGGGTCTTCGGCGACGCGGACGGCGAACTCCTGATCGTCCCGGAGCGGGGCGGCCTGCTGCTGCGCACGGAGTTCGGCCTGCTGCGCGCCGAGCCGGGTGAGGTCGCCCTGATCCCCCGGGGCGTCCGCTTCCGCGTCGACCTCCTCGACGCCACCGCCCGCGGCTACGTCTGCGAGAACTACGGCGCCCCCTTCCGCCTCCCCGACCTCGGCCCGATCGGCGCCAACGGCCTCGCGAACGCCCGTGACTTCCGGGCGCCGACGGCGGCGTACGAGGACGTGGAGGGCCCGGTGGAGGTGGTGAACAAGTACTGCGGAAACCTCTGGACGGCCACCTACGACCACTCCCCGCTCGACGTGGTCGCCTGGCACGGCAACCACACCCCGTACGTCTACGACCTGCGCCGTTTCAACGTCATCGGGACGATCTCGTACGACCACCCGGACCCGTCGATCTTCACGGTGCTGACCTCGCCGAGCGACACCCCGGGCCTCGCGGCGGTGGACTTCGTGGTGTTCGCGCCCCGGTGGCTGGTGGGTGAGGACACGTTCCGGCCGCCCTACTTCCACCGGAACGTGATGAGCGAGTACATGGGCCTGATCGAGGGCGCGTACGACGCGAAGGCGGAGGGCTTCGTGCCGGGGGGCGGCTCGCTGCACAACATGATGTCGGCGCACGGTCCGGACCGGGAGACCTTCGACCGGGCGAGCGCGGCGGAGCTGGCGCCGCAACGGGTGGACGACGGGCTCGCGTTCATGTTCGAGACGCGCTGGCCCGTGCTCACCACCGAGCAGGCGGCCCGTTCAGAACAACGGCAGCAGGCGTACGACGATGTGTGGTCCGGGCTGCGGCGCCACTTCGGCCCGTTGCGCTGA
- a CDS encoding GntR family transcriptional regulator, with the protein MTSFAPDSIVLNRKLPLWYQVSQSLRASILGRSPQEPLRLPTEEQLAGHYGVSVLTMRQALKELEGEGLISRHRRRGTFIEPGARRGSPVRLLGSVDAIVAQQSGMTTELLEEGSTPVSGELSQYFPDLTEVATYHRLRGDERTGEPTNHARNYVRPELAERIDRDDLLRWPMTKVLRDVVGVAIGRITDTVEARIADPETARLLQVPLLSPILHYTGVTHDESGRVLDVAVIHYRGDRFSFTVTLDAP; encoded by the coding sequence GTGACCTCATTCGCTCCGGACTCGATCGTCCTGAACCGCAAACTGCCGCTCTGGTACCAGGTGTCGCAGTCCCTGCGTGCCTCGATACTGGGCCGGTCGCCGCAGGAGCCGCTGCGGCTGCCGACCGAGGAGCAGTTGGCCGGGCACTACGGCGTGAGCGTGCTGACCATGCGGCAGGCGCTGAAGGAGCTGGAGGGCGAGGGACTGATCAGCCGGCACCGCCGGCGCGGCACCTTCATCGAGCCGGGCGCCCGGCGGGGCTCCCCGGTGCGGCTGCTCGGCTCCGTGGACGCGATCGTGGCCCAGCAGTCGGGGATGACGACGGAGTTGCTGGAGGAGGGCAGCACCCCCGTATCGGGTGAACTCTCGCAGTACTTCCCCGACTTGACCGAGGTGGCCACCTACCACCGGCTGCGCGGCGACGAGCGGACGGGCGAGCCGACCAACCACGCCCGCAACTACGTCCGCCCCGAGCTGGCCGAACGCATCGACCGCGACGACCTGCTCCGGTGGCCGATGACCAAGGTCCTGCGCGATGTCGTGGGGGTGGCCATCGGCCGGATCACCGACACGGTCGAGGCCCGCATCGCCGACCCGGAGACCGCCCGCCTCCTCCAGGTCCCCCTGCTCAGCCCGATCCTGCACTACACGGGCGTCACCCACGACGAGTCCGGCCGTGTCCTCGACGTGGCGGTCATCCACTACCGCGGTGACCGCTTCTCGTTCACCGTGACCCTCGACGCCCCCTGA
- a CDS encoding type ISP restriction/modification enzyme, with the protein MPSVTPDDAPRLADLMPWSVAPPRLGRGWPTAPDAVSLKARWDALVKAEGPDRETLFAPTRSRTLTSAVAQLPGRSTGTGRLARESGPCPEPVRVLAAPFDEQWLIPDHRLIDAARPELWRVADERQVFVVEQTVAPDSAGPLLTASSVLPLAPPHGPRIGRVHPLFRRPRAAEPNLAPGLVEYLGERLGTGPVDAIDVLAWALVAARPGPDGVGVPLPADPDVWSRGVELGRRALWLMRRDGDRPKLPGGRRPYVRAPLPSRPVEVRYAREEETLVVDDGRISPVPSEAWDFHVGGVRVLEEWFARRTETAEPGTLEAIRPTTWPQTWTSELLELITVLALLAELRPRQEELSVGDPITAAELRRAGVLPVPDSARRPASVLDHREEGPEGQFTLL; encoded by the coding sequence ATGCCCAGCGTGACGCCCGACGACGCTCCGCGACTCGCGGACCTCATGCCGTGGTCCGTCGCACCGCCACGGCTGGGCCGGGGGTGGCCGACGGCCCCCGACGCCGTGTCCCTGAAGGCCCGCTGGGACGCCCTGGTGAAGGCGGAGGGCCCGGACCGCGAGACCCTCTTCGCCCCCACCCGTTCCCGCACGCTCACCTCCGCGGTGGCTCAGCTGCCGGGCCGGTCCACCGGCACCGGTCGGCTGGCCCGGGAGTCCGGGCCCTGCCCGGAGCCGGTCCGTGTCCTGGCCGCGCCCTTCGACGAACAGTGGCTCATCCCCGACCACCGGCTCATCGACGCCGCCCGCCCCGAGCTGTGGCGGGTGGCGGACGAGCGGCAGGTCTTCGTGGTCGAACAGACGGTCGCCCCGGACTCCGCGGGCCCTCTGCTCACCGCGTCGTCCGTGCTCCCGCTCGCCCCGCCGCACGGCCCCCGCATCGGCCGCGTCCACCCGCTGTTCCGCCGCCCGAGGGCCGCCGAACCCAACCTCGCGCCGGGTCTGGTGGAGTATCTGGGCGAGCGCCTCGGCACCGGCCCGGTCGACGCCATCGACGTCCTCGCCTGGGCCCTGGTGGCCGCGCGGCCCGGCCCTGACGGTGTCGGGGTGCCCCTCCCCGCCGACCCCGACGTCTGGTCGCGGGGCGTCGAACTGGGCCGCCGCGCCCTGTGGCTGATGCGCCGCGACGGCGACCGCCCCAAGCTCCCCGGAGGCCGACGCCCGTACGTGCGCGCGCCGCTCCCGTCCCGCCCCGTCGAAGTCCGCTACGCCCGCGAGGAGGAGACCCTCGTCGTCGACGACGGCCGTATCTCCCCCGTCCCGTCCGAGGCCTGGGACTTCCACGTCGGCGGTGTGCGCGTGCTGGAGGAGTGGTTCGCCCGCAGGACCGAGACCGCCGAGCCGGGCACGCTTGAGGCGATCCGCCCGACGACCTGGCCCCAGACCTGGACGTCGGAGCTGCTCGAACTGATCACCGTGCTGGCGCTGCTGGCCGAACTGCGGCCGAGGCAGGAGGAGTTGTCGGTCGGGGACCCGATCACGGCGGCTGAGCTGCGCCGGGCGGGAGTGCTCCCGGTGCCGGACTCCGCCCGTCGGCCCGCCTCGGTCCTGGACCACCGGGAGGAGGGCCCGGAGGGCCAGTTCACCCTGCTGTAG
- a CDS encoding TetR/AcrR family transcriptional regulator, with amino-acid sequence MAGRAARPEVIWARPERTGRGPRPAFSRADIAAAAVRLADAGGLDAVSMRHVAAELGCGTMSLYNYVPRKEDLYELMVDAVAGEHELWEPAGDWRADLRRVAHQTRDLLRRHPWMPRLMSPVYGFSPNGLRYLEHCMACMDSLDAPYGTKMQLLGMLNGCVTTYVANELATAERVRSLPWSEDRENEVRIAYLGGQIASGAYPRLAAAFTEDSGPIDLEAVFEWMLGRVLDSFAP; translated from the coding sequence ATGGCTGGCCGAGCGGCCCGACCCGAAGTGATCTGGGCCCGCCCCGAACGCACCGGCCGGGGGCCGAGACCCGCGTTCAGCCGCGCGGACATCGCGGCGGCGGCCGTAAGGCTCGCCGACGCGGGCGGCCTGGACGCCGTGTCCATGCGGCACGTGGCCGCCGAGCTGGGCTGCGGCACGATGTCGCTCTACAACTACGTGCCGCGCAAGGAGGACCTGTACGAGCTGATGGTCGACGCGGTCGCGGGCGAGCACGAGCTGTGGGAGCCGGCCGGCGACTGGCGGGCCGATCTGCGGCGGGTGGCCCACCAGACGCGTGACCTGCTGCGTCGCCACCCCTGGATGCCACGGCTGATGTCGCCGGTCTACGGCTTCAGCCCCAACGGGCTGCGGTATCTGGAGCACTGCATGGCCTGCATGGACTCCCTCGACGCGCCGTACGGGACGAAGATGCAGCTCCTGGGGATGCTGAACGGGTGCGTGACGACCTACGTCGCGAACGAGCTGGCGACGGCCGAGCGGGTGCGGTCGCTGCCGTGGTCGGAGGACCGGGAGAACGAGGTCCGGATCGCGTACCTCGGGGGGCAGATCGCGAGCGGCGCGTACCCGCGGCTGGCGGCGGCGTTCACGGAGGACTCCGGGCCGATCGATCTGGAGGCCGTGTTCGAGTGGATGCTGGGCAGGGTGCTGGACTCGTTCGCGCCGTAG